The Terriglobales bacterium genomic sequence TCCGGCACTGAGTGGCGAGTCTCCGCCGCGTGTTCTAGAATACTGAAGAAGGAAAACCATCCGGCCCAATGAAGAATCCCACAGTCCTGCTGCTCTCTTTGCTGTTCTTCCTGCTGCTGACCTCGTGCTCCGAGACCACGCGCGCGGCTGCGCAACCGCCCGCGCCGCCCACAGCGACCGCGCCGGAAACCCAGACGCCGGCCGCACCGGCCCCTGCGTCCCAGAGCGCGCCGCCCGCCGCGGCGGCCGAGAGCAAGCCCGCGGTCGAACCCGATCGCGCCGCTGCTTACTACCACTACTCGCTGGCGCATGTGTACGAGGAGCTGGCGACGGTGTATGGCCGCTCCGAGTTCGTCAGCAAGGCCGTTGACGAATACCGCGCGGCGCTTGCCGCCGATCCCGGCTCGGAATACCTCAACTCCGAGCTGGCCGAGCTCTACGCCAAGACCGGCCGCATCCGCGACGCGGTGCTGGAGGCGCAGGAGATCCTCAAGCGCGATCCCAACAACCTCGAGGCCCACCGCCTGCTGGGCCGCGTCTACCTGCGCTCCCTCGGCGACCTGCAGTCCGGGCAGTCGCAGTCGGTGCTCAAGCTCACCATCGAGCAGTTCGAGGCCCTGGCCCGGCTGGAGCCCAAGAACGTCGAGAACCACCTGCTGCTCGGCCGCCTCTATCGGCTGAACAACGACCTGCTCAAAGCCGAGGCCGCTTTCAAGAAAGCGGTGGAGGTGCAGCCGGACGCCGAGGAAGCGGTCACCAGCTTGGCCTATCTCTACAACGAAGAGGGCGACTCCAGGCGCGCCATCGCGGTGCTGGAGTCCGTGCCCGAAGGCGCGCGCTCCGCCAAGATCTACTCCGCGCTGGGTTATACCCAGGAGCAGCAGAAGAACTACAAGCAGGCCGTCGCCGCCTACCAGAAGGCGGTCGAGCTGGATAAGGAGAACCTGGACGCGATGCGCGGCCTGGCCCAGAACCTGGCCTTCGACAACCATCCGGAGGCGGCGCTGGAGCAGTACAAGGCCATCGCCGAGGCCGACCCGCAGGACCCTCAGTCCTACCTGCGCATGGCCGACATCTACCGCCGCATGGGCAAGTTCGACTCCGCCGTCGAAAATCTGAAGAAAGCAGCGGGGCTGGTCCCGGACTCGCTCGAGGTCGCCTACAACATCGCGCTGGTCTATGAGACCCAGGGCCGCTACGAAGAGGTCGTACCCATTCTTCAAAAGCTGCTGGAGAAGACGGTCAAGCCCGACGGTAGCTACTCCCCCGGCGACCGCAGCAACCGCTCCGTCTTCCTGGAGCGGCTGGGGACCGTCTATCGCACCATGCACAAGACCCAGTCCGCCGTCGAGACCTTCCAGAAGATGCTGGAACTGGGCGACGAGAACGCCTCCCGCGGCTATCAGCAGATGATTGAGACCTACCGCGACGCCAAGCAGTGGCCGCAGGCCACCTCTGTGGCCAAGGAGGCCGCCGCTAAGCTGCCCCAGGACCGCACCTTGCAGTTCATCCTCGCCGGCCAATTGGCCGACGGCCCCGATCCGGAAAGCGCTTTGGCCAAGGTCAAGGCCATGCTCAAGGGCGGCCCCGAGGATCGCGAGGTTTATATCACCCTGGCCCAGATGAACAGCCGCCTCAAGCGCTGGAACGAAGCCGAAGAGGCGATCACGCAGGCTGGCAAGCT encodes the following:
- a CDS encoding tetratricopeptide repeat protein — its product is MKNPTVLLLSLLFFLLLTSCSETTRAAAQPPAPPTATAPETQTPAAPAPASQSAPPAAAAESKPAVEPDRAAAYYHYSLAHVYEELATVYGRSEFVSKAVDEYRAALAADPGSEYLNSELAELYAKTGRIRDAVLEAQEILKRDPNNLEAHRLLGRVYLRSLGDLQSGQSQSVLKLTIEQFEALARLEPKNVENHLLLGRLYRLNNDLLKAEAAFKKAVEVQPDAEEAVTSLAYLYNEEGDSRRAIAVLESVPEGARSAKIYSALGYTQEQQKNYKQAVAAYQKAVELDKENLDAMRGLAQNLAFDNHPEAALEQYKAIAEADPQDPQSYLRMADIYRRMGKFDSAVENLKKAAGLVPDSLEVAYNIALVYETQGRYEEVVPILQKLLEKTVKPDGSYSPGDRSNRSVFLERLGTVYRTMHKTQSAVETFQKMLELGDENASRGYQQMIETYRDAKQWPQATSVAKEAAAKLPQDRTLQFILAGQLADGPDPESALAKVKAMLKGGPEDREVYITLAQMNSRLKRWNEAEEAITQAGKLSTRDEEKEYVNFMLASMYERQKKYEAAEEMFKKILAADPNNATVLNYLGYMLADRGLRLEEALGHVKKAVALEPQNGAYLDSLGWAYFKLGNYDLAEESLRKATERIPNDPTVQDHLGDLYQKTGRLKLAAAHWERALEEWGRAVPAEVESADVAKVQKKLESAKIRLARQGDGKK